The following coding sequences are from one Candidatus Latescibacter sp. window:
- a CDS encoding ABC transporter permease: MNKSFLVDVFIGVGKLLLAGISFLALWECVARLGIYDTIFFPQPTQWLRTLTLMIKSGELVSDIGLSLQRAIIGFLAGSALGMVVGLLTGRFRIFDYTFGQLIRLIRSIPSISLVPLVILWFGLGEFSKYFIVFWGVFFPVWINSHVGSSHVSQEVIWAARSLGARKINLLLQVILPSSFPFIMAGMRAGIAIAFVVLVAAEMTGAFGGLGYRIYASHLVFRVDKMVVGIATLGVIGAIADIVFAAALKAIPWQREDAKGSV, from the coding sequence ATGAATAAATCATTCTTGGTTGACGTTTTTATAGGAGTCGGGAAACTTTTACTAGCAGGCATTTCCTTTCTGGCTTTGTGGGAGTGCGTTGCCAGACTTGGGATATATGACACAATTTTTTTCCCCCAACCGACACAATGGTTAAGAACACTTACCTTGATGATAAAAAGCGGCGAACTGGTAAGTGATATCGGGCTAAGCCTGCAACGTGCAATTATTGGCTTCCTTGCGGGTTCCGCACTCGGAATGGTGGTTGGGTTGCTCACCGGAAGATTTAGAATCTTTGATTACACTTTCGGTCAACTAATAAGGTTGATCCGTTCAATTCCTTCTATCTCGCTGGTTCCCCTTGTAATTCTCTGGTTCGGGCTAGGTGAATTTTCAAAGTACTTCATCGTTTTCTGGGGTGTTTTTTTTCCGGTCTGGATCAATTCACACGTTGGCTCTTCTCATGTTAGCCAGGAAGTGATTTGGGCTGCACGGAGTCTTGGTGCACGAAAAATTAACTTGCTGTTACAAGTTATCCTACCGAGTTCATTTCCCTTTATTATGGCTGGAATGAGGGCTGGTATTGCAATAGCATTTGTCGTTCTGGTTGCTGCCGAAATGACTGGTGCCTTTGGAGGACTGGGCTACCGTATATATGCTTCTCACCTTGTCTTTCGCGTAGACAAAATGGTAGTTGGTATTGCTACTCTGGGTGTCATAGGGGCAATAGCTGATATTGTGTTTGCGGCGGCACTCAAAGCCATCCCATGGCAAAGGGAGGATGCAAAAGGATCAGTATGA
- a CDS encoding ABC transporter ATP-binding protein, which translates to MTETNNAKTANAEIVATDLSVVYNGTEHHTVAIKELNFHVSHREFVCFLGTSGCGKSTILKVLAGFIKPTSGTVHFQGKPIDGPNLDRGFVFQQHSLFSWKTVRGNIEFGLRMRGMEAGQRKEITEEYIRLVGLTGFEKSYPEQLSGGMQQRVGLARALASNPSVIMMDEPFGSLDAQTRGIMQELLLGIWTESRKTIVFVTHDVDEAIVLADRIIVLTARPGHVKTELVVPLLRPRDQKIVVTPEFISIKRQVMESIREETMKLLPGR; encoded by the coding sequence ATGACTGAAACCAATAATGCCAAAACAGCCAACGCTGAGATTGTAGCTACCGATTTGAGCGTTGTGTATAATGGAACCGAGCATCACACTGTGGCCATCAAGGAATTGAATTTCCATGTTTCGCATAGGGAATTTGTCTGCTTTCTGGGGACGTCAGGTTGCGGCAAATCCACAATCCTCAAGGTTTTGGCAGGATTCATAAAACCCACGAGCGGAACTGTTCACTTTCAAGGAAAGCCAATTGATGGGCCTAACCTTGACCGTGGATTTGTATTTCAGCAACACAGTCTTTTTTCTTGGAAGACTGTCAGAGGAAATATCGAGTTTGGGCTGAGGATGCGTGGAATGGAGGCAGGTCAACGTAAAGAGATCACCGAGGAATATATCCGACTCGTTGGTCTAACAGGATTTGAGAAAAGTTATCCAGAGCAGCTTTCGGGCGGCATGCAGCAGCGCGTTGGCCTGGCGAGGGCGTTAGCAAGTAATCCATCCGTTATAATGATGGACGAGCCGTTTGGGTCTCTTGATGCCCAAACGCGAGGAATTATGCAGGAGCTACTACTTGGCATTTGGACTGAGTCAAGGAAGACTATTGTGTTCGTCACGCATGATGTGGACGAGGCCATCGTCCTTGCTGATCGGATCATCGTTCTAACTGCCCGCCCCGGACACGTAAAAACAGAATTAGTTGTTCCTCTGTTACGTCCAAGAGATCAGAAGATTGTTGTAACCCCAGAGTTTATTTCTATCAAGCGACAGGTAATGGAGTCGATCCGGGAAGAAACGATGAAATTGCTACCAGGAAGATAG